The sequence below is a genomic window from Cellulosilyticum sp. I15G10I2.
TTTTATGGTAATTTGATTAGTATTTACATTATCAGAAATAATACCCAATAAATAACTCATTTTATTAAGATGGGTGCCTAAGATATTTTGATTTTTTTCATTAGGACTTACACAGTACTCATCAAATAACTTATAGAATTCATCATTAGATAATGGTGTATTTAAATCAAGAGAGACACTCACTGAATGCTCTGATGCTGCAGTATTATGATTTGGATTTAGATTATAAAAACTATGCATTAATTAGCCTCCTTATATTAAGCATGACTTGTAATTATCATATCATATATAGATTATAGTTTAAATCATTAAAACATAAAATTAAAGGAATTTAACACTATGTCCACTCTGTTCTAGTGCTTGAGCAGCGATAACTAATTTAGATGCTTTGACAAGTATATAGTCGGTATCGTAAGTTGATAAAACAAAGATGCTTACAGATACTTGTGCAAGTATTCTACTTATCTTTGCTAGTATGCCAATTAGTGAAAAATCTAAAACGCCACTCACTTTTAAAATTTTCCAGTCTTTTTCTATGCTTTTTATAGTATCGGTTGCAATTACTTGTTGGTTACATACTACAGAAACTTCATCACTGGTTTTTGTAAGAGAGAAAAAGTCGCTCTTAAATTGTAGCTCATTGATAATATAGTCTGGTAATCCTTTGCAAATACAGTAAACACCTTCTAAGACCTCTAAGTTTAAAGTATAATCCTTCACATAGTACCTCCCTTTACTCAGCTAGTAAACAATGAATTATTTTATACATAAATATATCTATATCATCTCATTTAGATAAGCTAATATCAAGTATTTTAAATAATATAAAAAAAGCAAGCTAAAGTTTATTGACATTTGATGCTTATAAGAGTATTATTGTATTAGTTAATTAATACAATAAGGAGTTGATACAGTGGCATGGGAGTTTGATAACAGCAAACCAATATATATCCAGTTAGTCGATGAACTCAAGCTTAGAATTATATCTGGTATGATGCCAATTGGTTCAAAATTAGATTCAGTTAGAGATTTAGCAGAAGAAGCTGGAGTTAACCCTAATACAATGCAAAGAGCGCTAGCAGAACTAGAAAGAGAACAATTAGTATTTAGTCAGCGTACAAGTGGGCGTTATGTAACTGATGACACAGAGCTTATTAAAAAGATGAGAAAAGACTTTGCAAATCAGAAAATTAATGAGCTTACAACAACACTTCTGCAACTTGGATATAGCAAGAAGGAATTAATAGAGATCGTTACTCTATTTTTAGGGGAGGAATAGTAGATGAGAGATGTAGAACCTATAAATGATTTATATGGGAATACACTTATTACATTGATAAGAGACATGAGACTAAGTGCAGCTCATCAAAAGATCAATAAATTTTCTATGACTTTATTAGAGCTCGGATATAGCAGACAAGAGTTAGTAGAGGGTATTAAAGTATTTTTGGAGGAGGAAAAGTAGATGGGAGATATATTAGAACTACAAGGTGTGAGTAAAGTATATAGCAGTAAAGAAGCTCTTAAGAATATCAATTTAGTTATTCCAAGGGGAAGAATAGTGGGGCTTCTTGGCCCCAATGGCAGTGGAAAAAGTACTATGATTAAGCTAATTAATGGACTTATTGAGCCAACTACAGGAGAGGTAAAGATTAACGGGAAATTTCCTGGTATTGAAACAAAAAAAATCATTTCTTACTTACCCGAAAGAACTTATCTTAATGATTGGATGAAAGTAAAAGACTTATTAGCTTTTTTTCAAGATTTTTATAATGATTTTGATATGAATAAAGCCATAGATATGATAGATAGACTACAAATAGATCAAAATTCCAGTCTCAAAACAATGTCAAAAGGAACAAAAGAAAAAGTACAGCTTATACTTGTAATGTCAAGAGCAGCGGATCTCTATATTTTAGATGAACCAATAGGCGGAGTGGATCCTGCTGCAAGAGACTATATCCTAAAGACAATTATAAAAAACTATACAAATCAAAGCTCTATTCTTTTAGCTACACATCTAATTCAGGAAATAGAAAATATTTGTGATGATATTGTGTTTTTATCACAAGGAAATATTGTGTTACAGGGCAGTGTAGATGACATTAGAGAAGAAAGAGGCAAGTCGATCGATGCATTGTTCAGGGAGGTATTCGTATGCTAAGAAATCTTTTAAAATATGAATTTAAGGCGACTGCCAGGATATTTATACCTATATATATTGCCATATTACTAGTATCAATTGTGAATAGGTTATTTAGGCTAGTTAACATTGAACTAGCATTTAATTTAACAGTTATAGTTTTAGTAAGTTTGTTTATAGCTCTAGGCGTACTTACTATTATAGGAATAGTACAACGGTTTAATAAAAATTTATTATCTGATGAAGGCTATCTTATGTTTACCTTGCCTGTTAGTCCAACAAAGCTTATTGTATCTAAGCTCATAACATCAGTTGTATGGACCATAGTAAGCGGCATCGCTGCACTTCTATCTTTTACTATATTAGTAGTAGATCAAAATTTTATTTTAGAATTTAATAGAATACTGTTAGAAATACAATATTTACTTCAGCAAGATTTCTTTGGAGATAGAATATGGATCATTATACAGATGCCGTTTGTTGGATTAATGAGTTATATTGGCTTTATATTAATGATTTATCTGTCTTTAGCAACAGCACAGTTACCAAAGTTTAATAAACATAGGGGGATTATATCATTTGTAGCCTTCTTCATCTTAAGTACTGCGATTCAGTGGATTACTGTGATTTTATCCCGCATGCTATATCCAACCTATATAAGTGAAGACATTATAATAATAACAACAGTTCTAATAGGAAATATTATATTAAATATATTACTTTTCATAGGTACAGACTATATTTTAAAAAAACATCTGAACTTAGAATAGACAAAGAAGAAGTAATAACAGATAAAAAGATGATCTAAGACGATCATCTTTTTATCTGTTATTAGTTTTAATATATTGTTTTAATGTACTATCTATAGGTACTTGAGACGTGATGATAAGTGGTATATCAAGGTTAATTTGGTGAATATAATGTTGCTAGGATAGGGGCAGGGCAATAACTTCTATGACTGTTAATTGAAGTTTATACTAAGAAGCAGTAATACACTTTATAATAGGTACAACGAGATCTTTATGGGTCCAGTCGTGAGGAGTATCATAACAAGCTAATAAGCTTTTTGAGTCTTCATTTATTTCATCATCTTTTTTTAGTTTAATTTTAGCTTTTAAGGCATTCATCAGAAGTTTGTCAGATGGAGAGAGTTTATTATAATTAAAAGCACCTCTTAAGTAGAAGAAATTTATTTTATCCTTAGGAATGAGTTTAAAGTTATGATTAAAAACCTGGGTAAGGGCTTCAGGATACCCTGGTGAGCAACCCACTGCAAATACAATAATTTTTTTATTTTTTAAGGCTTCATAATTTTTAGTAATAAGCTTAACGCCTTTAATCCCCACTGCATGTAAAGATCCGCCAAATACTATAGTACTATATTTAGTTAAATCAGAAAGTTTAATATGAGAGTCTTCAAATAAGTCAGCATTTATCTCCTTTGCTATCCACGTCGCATAATGCTTTGTACTTCCGTATTTAGAATTATAAATAACAACAGTTAGAGGCACTTCTTTTGACATATAACCAACTCCCACATAAAGTATTATTTCAATAATATTTAAAATTTAGTATTTATATAATAATATCATGAAAAAGTAGCAGTTTTAAATAGCTGCCTTTAAAAAAATTATAAATACTAATTATTCTCAATTGACTTTATGCGTAGAATAATATATTATGTAGAATAGAATTACATAACTGGATGAAGCTGTGCAGAAGAGTGACCATTAATAAATTTTGGTCCACCGAAGGAGTAACACTCTCAGGTACTTATATAAGTGTGACTGTATAGCAGACAGACCTCTGGAGAGACCTTAAGTTATAGGCGCCGAAGGGGCAAAAGTAGGAAACTATTTAATCTCTCAGGCAAAAGGACAGAGCTTTATACAATATCTTATAATTACTTGTTGATAAGTTTACATAAGTCTATTTGAGCTAGCAATAAATAGCTTGTAGTTTTTTTGTGACGCTATCTATAGCATTATAATTATTTGAAATGTATACTCAATAGTCTCATAAAACTTTAGGAACTCCTCTTATTTTAAATCTAATTAAAAGGGAGTTTTTTTTATGGATTTTTTAACTATTCTTAACAACATTAATGATTTTGTGTGGGGGCCCCCACTACTTGCCTTGTTAGTTGGTACAGGTATTTTTCTAACTATAAGGCTGGGACTATTACAAGTTATTAAATTACCACGAGCATTAAAGCTTATATTTACAGCAGAAAATGAAGGTTCAGGTGATATTAATAGCTTTGGAGCACTCTGTACAGCACTTGCTGCAACAGTAGGAACAGGAAATATAGTAGGGGTTTCAACGGCTATAGCTGGTGGAGGACCAGGAGCATTATTCTGGATGTGGGTTGCAGCCTTTTTTGGTATGGCGACTAAATACGCAGAAGGTGTCCTTGCTATTAAATACCGAACAACAGATCAAAATGGAGAAGTATCTGGTGGACCTATGTACTATATCGAAAGAGGTATGGGCAAAAAGTTTAAGCCACTTGCAATTTTCTTTGCAGTTAGTGGTGTTTTAGTTGCACTTCTAGGTGTTGGAACTTTTCCTCAAGTTAATGCTATTAGCCAAAGTATACAATCTACAGTGGGCGTAGATCCTCGTATAACAGGGATAGTTATTGCAGTTTGTGTTGGACTTGTTATTTTTGGAGGCATACAGAGTATTTCAAAGGTTTCAGAAAAGGTTGTACCTTTTATGGCTGTTATTTATATTATTTTTTCAGTAGCTATACTTATTTTTTCAGCAGATCAGATTATTCCTGCTTTAGGATTGGTTTTTAAGGGCGCATTTACACCAAGTGCTGCAATTGGTGGTTTTGGAGGCGCTATGGTAGCTAAGGCGATCCAAATGGGAATTGCAAGAGGTGTATTCTCTAATGAATCTGGACTTGGAAGTGCACCTATCGCTGCTGCGGCAGCAAAAACTAAGTGGGCTGCAGAGCAAGGGCTTATCTCAATGACAGGAACTTTTATTGATACGATTATTATATGTACACTAACAGGACTTAGTATTATTGTAACAGGGGCTTGGCATGGAGGAGCAAAGGGAGCTGTTATAACACAACAAGCTTTTGCAACGATTTTACCAACTATTGGACCTCTTCTTCTTACAATATGTCTTACACTTTTTGCCTTTACAACTATTTTAGGTTGGTGTTACTATGGTGAACGTTGTCTTGAATATGTAGCAGGGGTTAAGGCTATTCAACCATACCGAGTTGTTTTTGTAGTGATGGTTGCTCTCGGAGCATATCTTAAATTAGAAGCTATTTGGATCTTAGCAGATATCTTTAATGGGCTTATGGCACTTCCTAACCTTATTGCTCTTCTTGCCTTATCAGGTGTAATTGTGGCTGAAACAAAAGCTTATATGGCATATGTAGCAAATAAATAAAAACTAAATAGTTATTACATAATAAAGACGTTATAAAATAATCTTAAGTTATTAAAGATTATTTTATAACGTCTTGTTTTGTAATTATTAGGAGTTCCAATTAAGTTCATTGAGAACTTTTATATTATTTTGTGATAAAAGTTCAGCAGTTAAGCCGTTACCTTCTATCATATTACCACTGAAAGTTCCATCATATATATAGCCATATCCACACGAAGGGCTTTTAGATTTAAGTATAGCTGTGGTAATATCTAGTGACTGACATATTTCTAAAGTTTTTTTTGCGCCTAGTTTAAAGCCAGCAGTTACGTCTTTATTAGTTTTACTGGCTACTTTATACGCAGCCTTATCTGTTTGAATGATTTCAGAGCATTCTCGTGGACAGCTTAAACCACCTAGCAGTTCAGGACATACAGGAATAGCTTGGCCACTTTGAAAGAGTTCTTCTAAAGCAGTATCTGATACATTCTTACCGTCATATCTACATTTTACACCAACTAAACAAGCACTTACTAAATACATAAAACCCTCCTTTGAAATGGATAGTGAATACTAGGTATCTCAATCGTATTAGTGGATATAAGGCTATTGTGATTCAATGGATCTAGAGTTATGCAACTGATTACTTAATAAGGCTTGATAAGAGGATAGAATATTATCAGGCAGGTCTATGTGAACGATATAACCTTTACCTTTAGGACCGTATCCAAGCGCATTATCCTGTAGTCGTGGGATCTCTCCCATAAGTAATGAAATAAATCTTTCAGTGGACCAAGCTTCTTCTATCATGCCATTAATAAGTGGCTTATTATCTTTAAGTGATAAAAGAGGAACTATGGGCGCATAGTTGATAAATAGTACATCTTCAGTCTGCCATTCTTTTAGGAAGGAGGCATAGGTTCTGAGCTGCATAGTAGGATCCTGCATAAGTATAAAGGTATGAGCCTTAATGCCGTATTCTTTAAAAAGTAAGTACGCATTTTTTGCATTAGAGCCACAATTTG
It includes:
- a CDS encoding ACT domain-containing protein, which produces MKDYTLNLEVLEGVYCICKGLPDYIINELQFKSDFFSLTKTSDEVSVVCNQQVIATDTIKSIEKDWKILKVSGVLDFSLIGILAKISRILAQVSVSIFVLSTYDTDYILVKASKLVIAAQALEQSGHSVKFL
- a CDS encoding ABC transporter ATP-binding protein; this translates as MGDILELQGVSKVYSSKEALKNINLVIPRGRIVGLLGPNGSGKSTMIKLINGLIEPTTGEVKINGKFPGIETKKIISYLPERTYLNDWMKVKDLLAFFQDFYNDFDMNKAIDMIDRLQIDQNSSLKTMSKGTKEKVQLILVMSRAADLYILDEPIGGVDPAARDYILKTIIKNYTNQSSILLATHLIQEIENICDDIVFLSQGNIVLQGSVDDIREERGKSIDALFREVFVC
- a CDS encoding YdcF family protein; this encodes MCTQTSFNNEQVKSLNQISRFLALRDLPALNKEELSKKYNLEFADVLILLGSSLIYTVDLAANAFKEGLVKKILVVGGIGHSTQYLYDNIRKHSKYNKIEINNRSEADIYSDILVKFHHIPPDAILIENLSTNCGSNAKNAYLLFKEYGIKAHTFILMQDPTMQLRTYASFLKEWQTEDVLFINYAPIVPLLSLKDNKPLINGMIEEAWSTERFISLLMGEIPRLQDNALGYGPKGKGYIVHIDLPDNILSSYQALLSNQLHNSRSIESQ
- a CDS encoding GntR family transcriptional regulator, with protein sequence MAWEFDNSKPIYIQLVDELKLRIISGMMPIGSKLDSVRDLAEEAGVNPNTMQRALAELEREQLVFSQRTSGRYVTDDTELIKKMRKDFANQKINELTTTLLQLGYSKKELIEIVTLFLGEE
- a CDS encoding flavodoxin domain-containing protein, giving the protein MSKEVPLTVVIYNSKYGSTKHYATWIAKEINADLFEDSHIKLSDLTKYSTIVFGGSLHAVGIKGVKLITKNYEALKNKKIIVFAVGCSPGYPEALTQVFNHNFKLIPKDKINFFYLRGAFNYNKLSPSDKLLMNALKAKIKLKKDDEINEDSKSLLACYDTPHDWTHKDLVVPIIKCITAS
- a CDS encoding DUF523 domain-containing protein, yielding MYLVSACLVGVKCRYDGKNVSDTALEELFQSGQAIPVCPELLGGLSCPRECSEIIQTDKAAYKVASKTNKDVTAGFKLGAKKTLEICQSLDITTAILKSKSPSCGYGYIYDGTFSGNMIEGNGLTAELLSQNNIKVLNELNWNS
- a CDS encoding alanine/glycine:cation symporter family protein; translation: MDFLTILNNINDFVWGPPLLALLVGTGIFLTIRLGLLQVIKLPRALKLIFTAENEGSGDINSFGALCTALAATVGTGNIVGVSTAIAGGGPGALFWMWVAAFFGMATKYAEGVLAIKYRTTDQNGEVSGGPMYYIERGMGKKFKPLAIFFAVSGVLVALLGVGTFPQVNAISQSIQSTVGVDPRITGIVIAVCVGLVIFGGIQSISKVSEKVVPFMAVIYIIFSVAILIFSADQIIPALGLVFKGAFTPSAAIGGFGGAMVAKAIQMGIARGVFSNESGLGSAPIAAAAAKTKWAAEQGLISMTGTFIDTIIICTLTGLSIIVTGAWHGGAKGAVITQQAFATILPTIGPLLLTICLTLFAFTTILGWCYYGERCLEYVAGVKAIQPYRVVFVVMVALGAYLKLEAIWILADIFNGLMALPNLIALLALSGVIVAETKAYMAYVANK